gttggggagggcccgTCACgcttctttataaagccttcagtactatttggttttaaaggcacaagtatggattccttagataaatattaatttttaagtgagccttaaagaatgagtaaggtttctacaaggagagggaggaggtgggtatttctagcagaggacccaacattaacagagagaggcggcaggagagcagagggaatagcaggtaacccattaggatgactgtggaacacacctccctgcgtggggacacatgagctggtgcttgactgcagaaggccttggatagaagggcgcgtgcgcgcgcaaacacacacacacacacacacacacaggcactcatgtggttgttggcaggaaggCCATcaagggtattgggcaaaggggtgatatgctgAGAACTGAGCTTTaagtacagcagtggttctcaccttggagatcaacttccttaatggcctcccagctacattttagaagccttgaaaatggtactccattgtgtcattgtcatccaccacagtcacgcaccacgtaacaatattaacgatgtttcggtcactgatggaccacgtatgtgacagtggtcccatacgggtagcaccacatagcctaggtgtgtagtaggctctaccacctaggtttgtgtaagtacactgtgtgatgttcacacagcaatgaaattgcctaatgatgcatttatcaaaacatctccctttcattaagtgatgtatgcctgtactgattttagtcttgtgaatgttgaataatgaattcttcatttcaattatttgagtcagccccactggctgaagacggtaaaggctgactgaagcaaaaaactaaaatttgttattcaacattcacaaaactaaatgagtaaagaagaactttaagttctatatcagggttcatgtaaggcaaaaacattctaagggaaagatggatttgaggacatatatgatgctgagtgtaaatgtctgagtacaagcaaaaattccagggagcatttcagactttcgaggcagtggaattggtgaaaccaaagtcaagctctccaaacagtaaagggggcccgggtaatatctggagtacagatggaacaggcagaaaatttcattaacGTAATTGTATGATGtgatgaacggacagagttggaaaataggatggcaggggagggcccaggatggatggagagctcagctgggctggtggagggaaggggccatgggcacaccctctgcatgtcccctccccccccccctgAAGCCCTTTGTGACTCTtgagtgctctgtgatgcaggcctgggattataggcaagtgcggacactctcagagctcagttgcctcaggcagccttgcgattcagaaaatggagttcagtcaatggaatgttctctcatttctgaatagccatattgagttgtttttgagcatctgctcaacattcttagatagcgaccacaacctcaccatcgtgtgtgggttgtgcttgcttcttctgttcctgtgcttcctggtggggattccatctttaccaaccttctggaaaaccaaaatctaccaaaaggtaaggatccctgggcaagccaccaacagggattttttattgttgtttccatttctagtcccccatttttaaatgagttggtccagagagactcctaaggtggcaagtctgaatagaggatagaacgtcatccttctaggggaataggccaggcaggactagggcttcagctgggactgtttcccatttaaaactcacagaccatctgggtgtggtggaggattcctggatGAAATCCCATCAGTGacttcacggccctgcattaggttatttagagagtttgggatctgtgtaggaggacactgttcccaacactggatcatgagtcacGTTCCCATGTCGGGCGTCgttcgaccaaaccgtcctttgtgttgggcagatcaggagagcagtgctgagcctctgagcagacactggagtgtgagctctgtcccaggatacaggggcctatctgaggaagcacagatgtgactgtgggcctcagagtctatgccctccttgagcagaggacttctgactgagaagatcaagtgtggactctagccaaaaatcctccttcgagtttttcaaagaaggaaaaattgaaagtatcttatcacctttagaaattcagaaagggaaagaacacaaagtgctagcaataaaaatagagagtgacatgaatcttggatgaatatctgagtttcctagagagaggagcaagacaactaagtcctcgctcctcattctttgctttttgttctcagcgtcagggcagagccaagaggagaagaaaaggtggaacatcaagtggtaaggttccagctatcccacctgagctctccaagggtgacccttcctgtcctctccatgaggtcccaggtccatggtctctgaggatgtcagtcgctcgatagagtccctctcagaaaagagaggcctcagaggaaaggctcatgggaaggtagtcagaacccgagacatttctcagactcctgctctgcccagctctgggcatgaagcagtgatgggcctggacaatgggtgttgcccagtgcgtggccgtgggagacgtcaagagtcagaacttctgtctcctgaccttgtgagactgcgttgacttcctggatgatcagactcctctttgaggtaaccattgacctatgttcctcacatggtggttttgaacatcccatgggataatgtatgtgacagtgCTTTATAAacgaagcaacaaacacatgtgaaccttattaatattatcattgaccgtttgaccacatctactgattcttggggctttcagagttaacatcccgttaatatcccaagggtctcccctaaagggactcctgtgtaacacctatgcttctacctttattacatgtttaattcactcttctgatttcccaggttggagaaattaccagagggaaagagaggagaaaaggaggctaatttctattctgaaaaggtgactagtcttttctttcctgatccctctttaacatgttctctgcaattccagggattcagtacagcctgcagtagtcatgggaggggtttgccataggaacgggtatgtgaatgaaggccttggggtgagggctgctgagtgtatggtgaagtcatagatgtggggcattgtgaaggggcagcaggcttcaggtggcccctcccctgacaggccagcaggtcctcctttccttgttctggtcctggctacagttttctacttcctgtctcccgcaggcccctaggccggcctctcgataccacccgctttcgtcaactattatgcccagacccctcctgtgaggtgtgtaatagcacaactgctgagatcaatcggctcctggaggacctggaagatgataccgcctctgtgtcctctatggcttccacagcttctgggactgagtcatcattcactctgtcctctgccttctcagaagtccctccaggagacctaacaccatcccctccacctgacccttccccaccgcccccctccgttctctcacctaacccgACGACACCCTTAGCTggctttctttcaccctcaccaccgggtcactctatgccaccagagccttctcctcccttggagtccaaattcccagcagaccattgcccaccccaaccccttgcccttccccctctcccaccacatgacacccaggcaacgggtcctattctccaaccagagaccactctgtctctgaatacgatcttctctcttgaccgcaccctttcccaagatattaacccctcaccaaatttgtcccagataatcaatcccaatgattcactggcttgtcatcacacaccaccaagcctgtctgtctcaccaccgacagaccaccctttaactgtggctcgatctaaatcggtttccatcttactgaagtctgttccagagaactcatctccagatagccctggcgggttgtccacttatgtcccaacaatcagaggcactgaccattcaagcctgtcaatttcagaattatcctggtggcaagcttgtgccaaagacttgttcttagcaccttccaccttggcaccatgtgcttttaatcgagagtttcttgctctccattcttcagagtcctctctggagagacaccctacagctaaccttatagagcgtggtaacctctcatttctcagccctcatgtcctggcactcctggagagacaagtccgaaagaggagtgatttcctgatgtggagggaaaaggagaaggagaagggttcttttccaaaaaaacttaggCCAGACTACCCACTAAATCCTTCGCGGAAAATGctagagtcaaatgctgatgagtgtgactcagcattctcccttcctttttggagcagtgcaggcaaaccaaaggagctgcacatgcatgggcagcccccatatcctaaaatcttggaggaccatttacaggaaaaatgtacgcagctcttctggggtctcccatctctgcacagcgagtccttgccctctgctatccgtgactcaagtgactgcaccacaatcttccttttcaataccatctcaaatgcctccatgggccaagaatccccggtacctctccatcgcccacctccatccttgcctgagatccagccccaacccttgcctcaaaccctgccccaatcccagcccctacctctcactcaggtcaagtcccaggcccaccttaaatcctcactcccaatcctaccatctggtcctctaccccagagaaggatctgtggagtgtgtcaccatagaccccgggatgaatcagagtctctcacctcatctgaaattcaacaactggaatggaaagtgttgcagaagcaacaggaaagtttgtggggttcgccctctgtagtccaaagatctcaggaggAATTTTGTCCTTCAGCTCCCAACTTcccttaccatcaggcctcccaggcccatgcctccatctccacccttcccgtagagtttcctctcagtgatgagctgaggaagaaactggaacatcaccttcgaaagaggctcatccaacaccggtggggcctgccccgcaggatccgtgagtgtctgtcactgatgatgcctccaagagatttctcagagatagctaagtcagagagcaatcgtggactctcacggatctcggtgaacaaagatctaaatgttggattgagccaatccaaaagcttccatgacaggggttcagaactgcttcagggagagaaggagatggggaaggatcaggggcatagcccagagaacggcccaaaagctcatctgttgagtgacccagagagctcttcagataaggatccggcatatgactctgagaaagacctaaatagtcacgtggcaagtctgtcagggaaaaattcaagggccttggaggaaagtctagatcagaaacaacttgaaaatgtcctcaaagcacatttgagcaagaagtttgaggaaatcagtgaggctcggctccctgggacggtgcgcagttcatggcatgctagcaagcagacattgctgctttctgacaaatcccgcacccaaataacacagaggagtctgccaccttcagtgggtggggactcctccctgaataccttccaggagctttgcttcattgattccagtgcccaacagatgatggaaacccatattaaaagctttcgtatgacgatggagtggggccttccctgcagggtcctggaatccatacaggcgtttaaattggaagatgctgcatcccagtccttgccctatttctactgcgccccctcaaataacccaactttggaagtggactccaaatccaggggcttcgagccccatagaggaagctctaaatccgctcttcaagaaaaagcggaaacaacaaattcagccctggtcctggatcgtctttgccctgctacttcacctatgggcaggcagggacaaggggtgccgagacaatcaccctctggtatcaaccaagagattgcagaggttgttcagaggagtaagggtgccaggcagactcatctgcctgtcacctgtggcatcacaggcaaagcgagtcagaaatttactcagctaggcaacagatgccccccagagctgcctgcaaggcaagctggtgccaaacatgagacaaaggatgagagagtgagtcccagtgatagaagagcagggcgacaggacaaaaagatgaagtcggaacccttttccgtgcacaacacggccagggacatattcagggccaaggagctcaacgctctgcagtcaaaaactggtaatgtgttgacaaccagcaagccaggaagcccCCAAATGAGACGtgggaatcacagtaaaatagaaattactgggaccattgaaagccctgcaccgaAAAGACAAGCTCCCCAAGACCCGAAGTCATCGGATCTGAAGGAACATCTGTTGAgggaattaaagtcgaaactagagaagaggaatcagagccaggtccaaggccaacacactgacaggtcccctgcctcagagagcttgacttacaaggcctcactgactcatgcccacggtgtctcccctggggacatgggagcttcccaggtgctgcatgtccatctggaggacagtgggatcagcaggcagcagcggcaggagccttgggtccctaagaaagacctaaagaggtacgaggataagaaattcccaccagctacaatgagagtgagccctccgggccccaacaaagaagagcttggtggaggggatgcagggttggggacatcccaacctaccaGAAAGACTTTcgctactcagatcacagcatcagaggggacgcttgggagcaagtcttcccacacctcatcacagaaggcacagcctcctcctgaaagtctgctcagaaaaaagatgaaccacatttttcaatggcttcgtcctgggacaaagggcaagaaccaagaacatccccaggaaaagggcagccccatatcatctgcacagagcagaggcctggttaaagggagagctgccgttactgggaccaccacggctcagaagaccaggacggtccctgggaagttcccagtggagaaactggggcagcgttgtgcagcagaggtcacccgccctcaagagccccttccttccctgaggaagtttgtgaaaacttggCAGAAGGCCGAAgaacaggcccaggcagagcccgtccaggggcatccttccaactacagggctccctcctgtaaagtgccaaacacTAAGTCCTGCCACCAcgtagaagttgtctttgctggccagaattatcctacatgttctagacggatcagagaccagaacagacaccctcagaaagtcatggcgtttaaagatcagctcttggatcagaagcgtcccttatctgtgccccgcagggagcatgtgccccatccaagctccacctgcaggcgtcaagccggcccaggggcctccagctgttctcaccactgctaaaggcactctGTTTAGGGACccgtctctatgtcaacagaaaacgcttttccagcgtttcgagagcggaaaatttcccaccgcaaaatcattccttcttgtggagaatagtaattctccccaataaatgattctctaataatagtgatgtcttttctgcgtcctgtgttgggggcatgggtttcaggtaactcagggcttgtgcttagggaaaaggaggagtgagttcagctcttactgattgcttcctctggcttctaaaaggtcaccggtgctctggagctcttgttgaccAAGAGAtctcacgtgcccccaaaagcccacttcctccctgatgaagtttgaggaggtgggctctgcctcctgcctcttcgcttagccttaacgaaagtgtagagcagcccacacctcccgctcactgaatgttttacatccttcagagagtagggaagacaggtgttctctatccgaagagggtcaagaataggtatgcaattcataaaacaacaatgaagaaaaaacagtggcttcatcatgatttagaggtcagtgaccagaggaccccacaggtgggtgaaccctgaatgggatttgggggggtgggggagggtattgctgcagtggatcctgggctggtgggggaggggctaggaacagcacagacacgccttaagaatctgtcatgtgagtcatattaatgtgttagggaagaatactttaaactttacattgaggtttccctactggaaaggcacctgggggaagtggttcccctctgtaggtatttcttcagactgccaaatgatgtTTTGTTGCGGAGCAacagcatcactcagctgccagtagtaacaatgttgaccaggtagccacctacctcccaggataaaataaagctgagagtaaggaaaagatgacttggagtaagcgaggagggaagaaaaaatgaagaggggaaagaaggaccttgccggtagaacaaagctttatgcctcatcatccatatggtgaccctgtcctgttccccccgccccctcctcaatctgatccaggcatcaccaccttgaggctgatccaggcactgcacagcacactgatgcctttttcctaaaaggcacggggctgttctttgaatactaaacaatatctgcagggaggtcatcaggcatggcatccccctctttggggaaggtgatcttgccgccttccttccatctatgcttaataggaatatgcaagatcttgcccttagtgtgtacagttcacctatcaggatggacgtgccgcctctgatattcacggccttggtggagccatggttggtctcccccagaacacctgcagctcatgaaccagaggtgagtcgcagactatgcaccaggttacagatatatgtgGGTCTCACCATGggctgcacacatacccacccttacaataggggtttggaggaaaggcaactccacttagacacactgggactcaaaaattggctgagtgtcaaccggggcaaaattcaaaaagcattatgatggtgagcgttaaatacattaagttgtagatgtctaagtaaaataaagatggttacaagggtggaaaaataaaataccaatttagttttctaaaaacaacatgattttaaaaatggaagggaggagaaaaagggaaaaatagaataaaatgattgttctataagtaataagagggggtcaagatataggtgacaaacgaaataagactccgagtaagggaaaggaatttgaggacattagaaaagatacaagtataatggtaattattgtaacaaaaccgaacacgcacgcgcgcacacacacacacatacacactacacaaatggggtgagtatcccagagggcactggaggtagttttcccagaaagacttgtgaatgctaggtgttaaaaccaaaaccaaaaacaaaaccggtgtccactacagcctctctcactccacacttgtatcttcttgtccagagttatgccattgaacccacaatgtctgaaacttgaggtcaaagaaagaatgcagattctctggaggtcctgggagggggatggggcccagggcaggagacttgaagaggtgaggaggccatggagggctctaccatcgatgtggacagaccagccaaagaccagcctctcagtttctacatcatctcatcttagggtcctttacttccattccagtgtagttactgccacactccagagcttatcaccaggaacacttcagccatccagattgttacagtcggacattccaccctttggcctcgtctctcattcttctgattcatatgccccttgttaacttttcaactccaggccgTTCATTTTCCCACCTACTCCTTGTCTGTCcgtcaagctcttgtttacatttcctccctctcccgggTAGACGTGGTGGTCTGTCAGGTAACCCACATCTAAACGGCTCCGCTACtcatgggccccatccaatcccttttaatccttcctgtctggcaaaatcccatctctctgcctttcccagaaatgccttcctataactaattgatcactattggattaagtctcacaatggagtctaccgatgccacagtaaattcagccccagcactagctggaaatcactcactcattccacaaagaattatcccatgcttactaacatgagaacaaaacaaatggagcctAGGCCGctgtttccttactccattctctctccagggacactcaaatttatgtcaaatctccttcacttccctcaaatttaggctgtctccatttgctcagtagatgtgctggaccactgatcacagaggaactagaagtcatgagacaggaactttccgtcaataaagcttcacaaaaaccttttcccgttcctcctttccttctttcctgttatatgaaaagaggtttccttcctaacctcaacgattacacttcctgaaatgtccctattgagagagctaaaccctcgtcttgacggactgagcccccttgccaggtatcctctcgtcccctccctctctttaggaggcacccagcttctttcattattttaagcttcctattacagaaatgtttaaacatgcacaggagcagtggaacttcccatgtagccctcaccccactttcacagtcatcatctggcacgtgtgatacggcccgtctcctacactacggttaaggggcaaaagcccatgggaaca
The window above is part of the Equus caballus isolate H_3958 breed thoroughbred chromosome 23, TB-T2T, whole genome shotgun sequence genome. Proteins encoded here:
- the LOC138920335 gene encoding spermatogenesis-associated protein 31D1-like isoform X4 — encoded protein: MASTASGTESSFTLSSAFSEVPPGDLTPSPPPDPSPPPPSVLSPNPTTPLAGFLSPSPPGHSMPPEPSPPLESKFPADHCPPQPLALPPLPPHDTQATGPILQPETTLSLNTIFSLDRTLSQDINPSPNLSQIINPNDSLACHHTPPSLSVSPPTDHPLTVARSKSVSILLKSVPENSSPDSPGGLSTYVPTIRGTDHSSLSISELSWWQACAKDLFLAPSTLAPCAFNREFLALHSSESSLERHPTANLIERGNLSFLSPHVLALLERQVRKRSDFLMWREKEKEKGSFPKKLRPDYPLNPSRKMLESNADECDSAFSLPFWSSAGKPKELHMHGQPPYPKILEDHLQEKCTQLFWGLPSLHSESLPSAIRDSSDCTTIFLFNTISNASMGQESPVPLHRPPPSLPEIQPQPLPQTLPQSQPLPLTQVKSQAHLKSSLPILPSGPLPQRRICGVCHHRPRDESESLTSSEIQQLEWKVLQKQQESLWGSPSVVQRSQEEFCPSAPNFPYHQASQAHASISTLPVEFPLSDELRKKLEHHLRKRLIQHRWGLPRRIRECLSLMMPPRDFSEIAKSESNRGLSRISVNKDLNVGLSQSKSFHDRGSELLQGEKEMGKDQGHSPENGPKAHLLSDPESSSDKDPAYDSEKDLNSHVASLSGKNSRALEESLDQKQLENVLKAHLSKKFEEISEARLPGTVRSSWHASKQTLLLSDKSRTQITQRSLPPSVGGDSSLNTFQELCFIDSSAQQMMETHIKSFRMTMEWGLPCRVLESIQAFKLEDAASQSLPYFYCAPSNNPTLEVDSKSRGFEPHRGSSKSALQEKAETTNSALVLDRLCPATSPMGRQGQGVPRQSPSGINQEIAEVVQRSKGARQTHLPVTCGITGKASQKFTQLGNRCPPELPARQAGAKHETKDERVSPSDRRAGRQDKKMKSEPFSVHNTARDIFRAKELNALQSKTGNVLTTSKPGSPQMRRGNHSKIEITGTIESPAPKRQAPQDPKSSDLKEHLLRELKSKLEKRNQSQVQGQHTDRSPASESLTYKASLTHAHGVSPGDMGASQVLHVHLEDSGISRQQRQEPWVPKKDLKRYEDKKFPPATMRVSPPGPNKEELGGGDAGLGTSQPTRKTFATQITASEGTLGSKSSHTSSQKAQPPPESLLRKKMNHIFQWLRPGTKGKNQEHPQEKGSPISSAQSRGLVKGRAAVTGTTTAQKTRTVPGKFPVEKLGQRCAAEVTRPQEPLPSLRKFVKTWQKAEEQAQAEPVQGHPSNYRAPSCKVPNTKSCHHVEVVFAGQNYPTCSRRIRDQNRHPQKVMAFKDQLLDQKRPLSVPRREHVPHPSSTCRRQAGPGASSCSHHC